The following coding sequences are from one Kogia breviceps isolate mKogBre1 chromosome X, mKogBre1 haplotype 1, whole genome shotgun sequence window:
- the EIF1AX gene encoding eukaryotic translation initiation factor 1A, X-chromosomal, translated as MPKNKGKGGKNRRRGKNENESEKRELVFKEDGQEYAQVIKMLGNGRLEAMCFDGVKRLCHIRGKLRKKVWINTSDIILVGLRDYQDNKADVILKYNADEARSLKAYGELPEHAKINETDTFGPGDDDEIQFDDIGDDDEDIDDI; from the exons GTAAAGGAGGTAAAAATAGACGCAGAGGTAAGAATGAGAATGAATCTGAAAAGAGAGAGCTGGTGTTCAAAGAAGATGGGCAAG AGTATGCTCAAGTCATCAAAATGTTGGGAAATGGACGATTAGAAGCGATGTGTTTTGATGGTGTAAAGAGGTTATGTCACATCAGAGGGAAACTGAGAAAAAAG GTCTGGATAAATACCTCAGACATCATATTGGTTGGTCTGCGGGACTACcag GATAATAAAgctgatgtaattttaaaatacaatgcagatgaggctagaagtctgaaggCATATGGCGAACTTCCAGAACATG ctaaaatcaatgaaactgataCATTTGGTCCTGGAGATGATGATGAAATCCAGTTTGATGACATTGGAGATGACGATGAAGACATTGATGAT atCTAA